A genomic segment from Propioniciclava sp. MC1595 encodes:
- a CDS encoding SRPBCC domain-containing protein: MSANVIVVVEQEFAHPRPRVFRAWTAPEEMSQWRGSPGWHVERESVTSDLRTGGKHHHVKVRDDDPSVRVTTDAVFTEYFDPDVFVARQRITGDSGIDPNESLELRVEFTAMGGDSTLVRIVQGPYDPAVAQYHAAGWEKELARLGTYLDGGQA; encoded by the coding sequence ATGTCAGCAAATGTCATCGTCGTGGTCGAGCAGGAGTTCGCCCACCCGCGGCCCCGCGTGTTTCGCGCCTGGACCGCACCCGAGGAGATGTCCCAGTGGCGGGGCAGCCCTGGGTGGCACGTCGAACGGGAGAGCGTCACGTCGGACCTGCGGACCGGCGGCAAGCACCATCACGTGAAGGTGCGCGACGACGACCCGAGCGTCCGCGTGACCACGGACGCCGTCTTCACCGAGTACTTCGACCCGGACGTGTTCGTCGCGCGTCAGCGCATCACGGGCGACTCCGGCATCGACCCGAACGAGTCCCTCGAACTGCGCGTCGAGTTCACCGCCATGGGCGGCGACAGCACGCTCGTGCGCATCGTCCAGGGGCCGTACGACCCGGCCGTGGCGCAGTATCACGCCGCCGGCTGGGAGAAGGAATTGGCCCGCTTGGGCACCTATCTGGATGGAGGACAGGCATGA